TTGTGGTTGTAGGCTTTCAACACCTCTATTTTAGGATCTTCGGAATCCTCACTCGCGGAAATCTCGATAGGTTCGATCGTTACCGTGTGTGTACCGTCGGGTTTCCTCTGTCCGGTCATGATGAAAACGGGAGCCTGATATTTCACGGCAAAGGATCCTGGGAGGGGCAGGGTAGAAGCATTTTTACCCAAGAAGGGAACCACTACGCCTGACTTGCCGGCGTGCTGGTCCGCCACCATGACCACGGCCCGGCCTGCGGTGAGCTTGGCGAGGATCTTTTTAATGGCAGTTCGGCCTTTGGAGATGAACTCTACCCTGTCGCCTGGGATTTTCAAAATGAAGTCGTCGACCTTCTTATTGTGCTGCTTCCCAACCAGCAAAGAAAGGGGGACGCCTGCCATGGACATCGCTGCGAAATATATAGCCCAAGCTCCAAAGTGGCCAGTGAGGACGATGGCGCCTTTACCACCTTGGAGGGCTGTTTTGAG
The sequence above is a segment of the Pelagicoccus albus genome. Coding sequences within it:
- a CDS encoding lysophospholipid acyltransferase family protein produces the protein MSLTHTIEYWALLCFARLLCILPRKWSFAIGSAIGAFGWAIGMRQKLVLENIAVARPEADEKELKRLGKQAAKNFGRTITEFIRYGIKDRDLISDLVEIKGIEELKTALQGGKGAIVLTGHFGAWAIYFAAMSMAGVPLSLLVGKQHNKKVDDFILKIPGDRVEFISKGRTAIKKILAKLTAGRAVVMVADQHAGKSGVVVPFLGKNASTLPLPGSFAVKYQAPVFIMTGQRKPDGTHTVTIEPIEISASEDSEDPKIEVLKAYNHKLGRVVASCPEQYFWYHRRWREESENSQ